From Estrella lausannensis, one genomic window encodes:
- a CDS encoding class I SAM-dependent methyltransferase, which translates to MSIDKINAEFYNNNEEAFDKIPFDPLLPEILKRHFLGRRVLEIGSGGGALALWLKENCNCSLVLCEPAEKLALKARSKGLDVHTSSIQNFQSDEKFDSALAISSLIHVPKEELPAVIHKIHGLLEDKGLFVVSFIEGTGDGFEDPTKAGRDRYFALYTEAELAPLFSPHFNELETHRIFNKKMNRHFLLKVFKRN; encoded by the coding sequence ATGTCCATCGACAAGATCAACGCCGAGTTTTACAACAACAACGAAGAAGCATTCGATAAGATTCCTTTCGATCCGCTGTTGCCTGAGATCTTGAAGAGGCACTTCCTTGGAAGAAGGGTGTTGGAGATCGGATCCGGCGGCGGAGCCTTAGCCCTTTGGCTAAAAGAGAATTGCAACTGCTCCTTGGTCCTTTGCGAACCGGCGGAGAAACTCGCTCTCAAAGCGCGCTCCAAAGGGTTAGATGTTCACACCTCCTCGATTCAAAATTTTCAATCGGACGAAAAATTTGATTCTGCCCTCGCTATCTCCTCGCTGATCCACGTTCCCAAAGAGGAGCTTCCGGCTGTAATCCACAAGATTCATGGCCTGCTTGAGGACAAGGGACTTTTCGTCGTCAGCTTCATCGAAGGAACAGGTGATGGATTTGAAGATCCCACCAAGGCAGGCAGAGACCGCTACTTTGCCCTTTATACAGAAGCGGAATTGGCGCCTCTTTTCTCTCCCCATTTCAATGAGCTGGAAACTCACCGCATCTTTAACAAAAAAATGAACCGTCACTTCCTTTTGAAAGTATTTAAGAGAAATTAA